A window from Leptothermofonsia sichuanensis E412 encodes these proteins:
- a CDS encoding methylated-DNA--[protein]-cysteine S-methyltransferase yields the protein MIQLLVDRINSALGTVILVSDGSHLCALDFADCKTRMMKLLQKRYGQFDLIEDTVLPGFSQPIQDYFAGDYYSLDAIPVRTGGTPFQQQVWSTLRTIPARTVISYRELAAKIGRPTAYRAVGMASSQNPVAIVLPCHRVIGVKARLTGYAGGIERKRWLLQHEGVDCSRF from the coding sequence ATGATTCAGCTTCTGGTTGACAGGATCAACTCAGCACTTGGGACTGTAATACTGGTATCGGATGGCTCTCATCTTTGTGCATTAGACTTCGCAGACTGCAAAACGCGCATGATGAAGCTCCTCCAGAAACGTTATGGGCAATTTGATCTGATTGAAGATACCGTTTTACCAGGGTTTAGCCAGCCCATTCAGGACTATTTTGCCGGAGACTATTACAGCCTTGATGCTATTCCAGTCCGCACTGGTGGCACTCCCTTTCAACAGCAGGTCTGGTCAACCCTCCGCACCATTCCAGCCAGAACCGTCATTTCCTACAGAGAACTGGCAGCTAAAATTGGCAGACCCACCGCCTATCGTGCAGTTGGTATGGCCAGTTCTCAAAATCCAGTGGCGATCGTTCTGCCTTGCCACCGCGTTATCGGAGTCAAAGCTAGATTGACAGGCTACGCCGGAGGAATAGAACGAAAGCGCTGGTTGCTTCAACATGAAGGAGTAGACTGCTCAAGGTTTTAG